In the genome of Thermoanaerobaculia bacterium, the window CTGCGCCCGAAAAGGACGCGCCCGACGCCGACGCTCGCCGCCTCCGTCGTCGTTTACGCCGGCATGGTGATCACGTTCGTCGTCGCGACGAAATGGACGACGGCCGCCAACGCGATCTTCCTGCAGGACTCCGGGATCGTCTGGGTTCTCCTGCTCTCGCCGCTGATCGCCCGCGACGCGATCCACGGCCGTGACGTCGCGGCGGCGTCTGCGTGTCTGGCGGGAATGACGCTCTTCTTCGTCGGCCGCCTGTCGCCGCACGGCATGGCCGGAAACGCCGTGGCGCTGCTCTCGGGCGCGTTCTACGCCGTCACCGTTCTCCTGCTCCGGCGCCAGCGCGGGAGCGCCTCGCAATGGACCGCGATCTTCGGAAACGCTCTCGGCGCCCTCTGCGCCGTGCCGTTCGTTTCCCGGCCCTTCGCGGTTCCGATCCGGGATTTCGCGATCCTCGTGTTCCTCGGCGTCGTCCAGATCGGATGCGCGTACGCGCTCTTCGTCAAGGGCCTCGAGGCGATCACGGCGGCCGAGGCGTCGATCATCTCGCTGCTCGAACCGGTGCTGAACCCGATCTGGGTCTTTCTCGGGATCGGAGAGCGGCCCACGGCGTTCGCGATCGCCGGGGCGGGCATCGTGCTCGGCGCGATCGTCTGGCGCACGGTCGCGACCGGGACTTCGCCGACGGGCGGCGTGCCCACGCCCGATTAGCAGGCGCGGCGATACATCGAGCCGGGCAGGCGCGTGCCGAGGTCAAAAGCACGAGTCGGGAGAGCGCGGAACGCGTGTATCGGACGCTCCGAATTTCGATCTGAAAGGGCGTCGTGGCGCATCGAGGCGCGCGTCCGGCGGGATGCGGGCCGGCCGGCCCGCGGGTGCGGCGTACCGGCGGCGTACGTTGAGCCCGCGGGCGGCTGGCACGCGCCCGCCCGGCTCGATGCATCGATGCGCTAGCCCTTCGCGGCGTTGAGGAACCGCCGCAGCGGATCCTTGATGTAGGACGGGAGCTTCTGGGCGAGCATCCAGACCCGATCGGTCACGGGAGGCGCCGCGGCGGGATTCTTGAAGCACTCGGCGCACCGGGGCAGCTTCGAGAAGTCGTGCCGGTTGAAGCCGTCCTCGATGACGTCGAGCGTGGGCGACGCCGCGATCTCGCGGATCGTCTGCGTCTTCACGTTGCCGAGCGACTGCGTGGCGTCGTAGTCGTAGCAGCAGTGGGAGACCTCGCCGCTCGCGAGGATGACGAACCATTGGTACGGCGTTCCCTGGAAGCAGCCGTAATACGCCTGGTGGAGCTCGGTCACCTCCGACGTATCGAGGCCTTCGCAAGTTTTTTGGGTCACGCGCGCCTGGGGATACTTGTCGAGCTCGAAGAACTCCTCGAAATCGCG includes:
- a CDS encoding DMT family transporter; the protein is MTRERRGALQVAAAAILWSTGGLAIKAVALPPLAIVFHRAWIASIVLFVLLRPKRTRPTPTLAASVVVYAGMVITFVVATKWTTAANAIFLQDSGIVWVLLLSPLIARDAIHGRDVAAASACLAGMTLFFVGRLSPHGMAGNAVALLSGAFYAVTVLLLRRQRGSASQWTAIFGNALGALCAVPFVSRPFAVPIRDFAILVFLGVVQIGCAYALFVKGLEAITAAEASIISLLEPVLNPIWVFLGIGERPTAFAIAGAGIVLGAIVWRTVATGTSPTGGVPTPD
- a CDS encoding SPASM domain-containing protein; this translates as GKFSQVADNIRKFLELSKGKRIRVEIQRMLTPLTQREKNRDFEEFFELDKYPQARVTQKTCEGLDTSEVTELHQAYYGCFQGTPYQWFVILASGEVSHCCYDYDATQSLGNVKTQTIREIAASPTLDVIEDGFNRHDFSKLPRCAECFKNPAAAPPVTDRVWMLAQKLPSYIKDPLRRFLNAAKG